One window of the Alligator mississippiensis isolate rAllMis1 chromosome 5, rAllMis1, whole genome shotgun sequence genome contains the following:
- the NT5C3A gene encoding cytosolic 5'-nucleotidase 3A isoform X3, whose translation MFPKQEEFSFAPAAAPEKPSACMQALRLWTLFATCAVAVGQNQGQKNQECPKLNAQMPEFQKKTVHIKDPGRVEEIICGLIKGGAAKLQIITDFDMTLSRFSYNGKRCPTCHNIIDNCKLITEECRKKLLQLKETYYAIEIDPNLSIEEKYPYMVEWYNKSHTLLIEQGLQKDKFAAIVRESDVMLKEGYENFFDKLNEHNIPVFIFSAGIGDVLEEVIHQAGVYHSNVKVVSNFMDFDENGVLKGFKGELIHVYNKHDGALKNTEYFKQLKDNSNIILLGDSQGDLSMADGVANVEHILKIGYLNDKVDELLEKYMDSYDIVLVKDESLDVANSILQKIL comes from the exons ATGTTTCCCAAGCAAGAAGAATTTTCTTTCGCTCCGGCAGCTGCTCCAGAAAAGCCCTCTG CCTGTATGCAAGCCCTGCGTCTCTGGACTCTGTTTGCCACCTGTGCTGTTGCGGTAGGACAAAATCAAGGACAGAAGAATCAAGAGTGCCCTAAGCTCAACGCACAG ATGCCAGAGTTTCAGAAAAAGACTGTCCATATCAAGGACCCTGGACGAGTAGAGGAAATTATCTGTGGCCTCATCAAAGGTGGAGCTGCCAAACTTCAG ATAATTACAGACTTTGATATGACTTTAAGTAGATTTTCCTACAATGGAAAAAGATGCCCAACATGTCATA ATATTATCGACAACTGTAAACTCATCACAGAGGAATGTCGGAAAAAG TTATTGCAACTGAAAGAAACATACTATGCTATTGAAATTGACCCTAATCTTTCCATTGAAGAAAAGTATCCTTATATGGTGGAATG GTACAATAAATCTCATACTTTGCTCATTGAACAAGGTTTACAAAAGGATAAGTTTGCAGCAATCGTGAGGGAATCTGATGTTATGCTGAA GGAAGGATATGAGAACTTTTTTGATAAGCTAAATGAACATAATATTCCTGTATTCATATTTTCTGCTGGGATTGGAGACGTTCTGGAGGAAGTCATCCATCAAGCTGGTGTTTACCATTCTAATGTCAAAGTAGTTTCTAACTTCATGGATTTCGATGAGAAC GGTGTATTAAAAGGATTCAAAGGAGAATTGATTCATGTTTACAACAAACATGATGGTGCCTTGAAGAATACAGAGTACTTCAAACAGTTAAAGGACAATAGCAACATCATATTGCTGGGGGATTCCCAAGGAGACTTGAGTATGGCTGACGGAGTAGCAAATGTTGAACACATTCTTAAGATTGGCTATCTAAATGATAAA GTTGATGAACTTCTGGAAAAATACATGGACTCTTATGATATTGTTTTGGTGAAAGATGAATCATTGGATGTGGCCAACTCCATCCTACAGAAAATTCTGTAA
- the NT5C3A gene encoding cytosolic 5'-nucleotidase 3A isoform X4, translating to MRARQACMQALRLWTLFATCAVAVGQNQGQKNQECPKLNAQMPEFQKKTVHIKDPGRVEEIICGLIKGGAAKLQIITDFDMTLSRFSYNGKRCPTCHNIIDNCKLITEECRKKLLQLKETYYAIEIDPNLSIEEKYPYMVEWYNKSHTLLIEQGLQKDKFAAIVRESDVMLKEGYENFFDKLNEHNIPVFIFSAGIGDVLEEVIHQAGVYHSNVKVVSNFMDFDENGVLKGFKGELIHVYNKHDGALKNTEYFKQLKDNSNIILLGDSQGDLSMADGVANVEHILKIGYLNDKVDELLEKYMDSYDIVLVKDESLDVANSILQKIL from the exons CCTGTATGCAAGCCCTGCGTCTCTGGACTCTGTTTGCCACCTGTGCTGTTGCGGTAGGACAAAATCAAGGACAGAAGAATCAAGAGTGCCCTAAGCTCAACGCACAG ATGCCAGAGTTTCAGAAAAAGACTGTCCATATCAAGGACCCTGGACGAGTAGAGGAAATTATCTGTGGCCTCATCAAAGGTGGAGCTGCCAAACTTCAG ATAATTACAGACTTTGATATGACTTTAAGTAGATTTTCCTACAATGGAAAAAGATGCCCAACATGTCATA ATATTATCGACAACTGTAAACTCATCACAGAGGAATGTCGGAAAAAG TTATTGCAACTGAAAGAAACATACTATGCTATTGAAATTGACCCTAATCTTTCCATTGAAGAAAAGTATCCTTATATGGTGGAATG GTACAATAAATCTCATACTTTGCTCATTGAACAAGGTTTACAAAAGGATAAGTTTGCAGCAATCGTGAGGGAATCTGATGTTATGCTGAA GGAAGGATATGAGAACTTTTTTGATAAGCTAAATGAACATAATATTCCTGTATTCATATTTTCTGCTGGGATTGGAGACGTTCTGGAGGAAGTCATCCATCAAGCTGGTGTTTACCATTCTAATGTCAAAGTAGTTTCTAACTTCATGGATTTCGATGAGAAC GGTGTATTAAAAGGATTCAAAGGAGAATTGATTCATGTTTACAACAAACATGATGGTGCCTTGAAGAATACAGAGTACTTCAAACAGTTAAAGGACAATAGCAACATCATATTGCTGGGGGATTCCCAAGGAGACTTGAGTATGGCTGACGGAGTAGCAAATGTTGAACACATTCTTAAGATTGGCTATCTAAATGATAAA GTTGATGAACTTCTGGAAAAATACATGGACTCTTATGATATTGTTTTGGTGAAAGATGAATCATTGGATGTGGCCAACTCCATCCTACAGAAAATTCTGTAA
- the NT5C3A gene encoding cytosolic 5'-nucleotidase 3A isoform X2, whose translation MRPAGRGGAGAVHLHSQEADGQEDEDHRDACMQALRLWTLFATCAVAVGQNQGQKNQECPKLNAQMPEFQKKTVHIKDPGRVEEIICGLIKGGAAKLQIITDFDMTLSRFSYNGKRCPTCHNIIDNCKLITEECRKKLLQLKETYYAIEIDPNLSIEEKYPYMVEWYNKSHTLLIEQGLQKDKFAAIVRESDVMLKEGYENFFDKLNEHNIPVFIFSAGIGDVLEEVIHQAGVYHSNVKVVSNFMDFDENGVLKGFKGELIHVYNKHDGALKNTEYFKQLKDNSNIILLGDSQGDLSMADGVANVEHILKIGYLNDKVDELLEKYMDSYDIVLVKDESLDVANSILQKIL comes from the exons CCTGTATGCAAGCCCTGCGTCTCTGGACTCTGTTTGCCACCTGTGCTGTTGCGGTAGGACAAAATCAAGGACAGAAGAATCAAGAGTGCCCTAAGCTCAACGCACAG ATGCCAGAGTTTCAGAAAAAGACTGTCCATATCAAGGACCCTGGACGAGTAGAGGAAATTATCTGTGGCCTCATCAAAGGTGGAGCTGCCAAACTTCAG ATAATTACAGACTTTGATATGACTTTAAGTAGATTTTCCTACAATGGAAAAAGATGCCCAACATGTCATA ATATTATCGACAACTGTAAACTCATCACAGAGGAATGTCGGAAAAAG TTATTGCAACTGAAAGAAACATACTATGCTATTGAAATTGACCCTAATCTTTCCATTGAAGAAAAGTATCCTTATATGGTGGAATG GTACAATAAATCTCATACTTTGCTCATTGAACAAGGTTTACAAAAGGATAAGTTTGCAGCAATCGTGAGGGAATCTGATGTTATGCTGAA GGAAGGATATGAGAACTTTTTTGATAAGCTAAATGAACATAATATTCCTGTATTCATATTTTCTGCTGGGATTGGAGACGTTCTGGAGGAAGTCATCCATCAAGCTGGTGTTTACCATTCTAATGTCAAAGTAGTTTCTAACTTCATGGATTTCGATGAGAAC GGTGTATTAAAAGGATTCAAAGGAGAATTGATTCATGTTTACAACAAACATGATGGTGCCTTGAAGAATACAGAGTACTTCAAACAGTTAAAGGACAATAGCAACATCATATTGCTGGGGGATTCCCAAGGAGACTTGAGTATGGCTGACGGAGTAGCAAATGTTGAACACATTCTTAAGATTGGCTATCTAAATGATAAA GTTGATGAACTTCTGGAAAAATACATGGACTCTTATGATATTGTTTTGGTGAAAGATGAATCATTGGATGTGGCCAACTCCATCCTACAGAAAATTCTGTAA
- the NT5C3A gene encoding cytosolic 5'-nucleotidase 3A isoform X5 — protein sequence MPEFQKKTVHIKDPGRVEEIICGLIKGGAAKLQIITDFDMTLSRFSYNGKRCPTCHNIIDNCKLITEECRKKLLQLKETYYAIEIDPNLSIEEKYPYMVEWYNKSHTLLIEQGLQKDKFAAIVRESDVMLKEGYENFFDKLNEHNIPVFIFSAGIGDVLEEVIHQAGVYHSNVKVVSNFMDFDENGVLKGFKGELIHVYNKHDGALKNTEYFKQLKDNSNIILLGDSQGDLSMADGVANVEHILKIGYLNDKVDELLEKYMDSYDIVLVKDESLDVANSILQKIL from the exons ATGCCAGAGTTTCAGAAAAAGACTGTCCATATCAAGGACCCTGGACGAGTAGAGGAAATTATCTGTGGCCTCATCAAAGGTGGAGCTGCCAAACTTCAG ATAATTACAGACTTTGATATGACTTTAAGTAGATTTTCCTACAATGGAAAAAGATGCCCAACATGTCATA ATATTATCGACAACTGTAAACTCATCACAGAGGAATGTCGGAAAAAG TTATTGCAACTGAAAGAAACATACTATGCTATTGAAATTGACCCTAATCTTTCCATTGAAGAAAAGTATCCTTATATGGTGGAATG GTACAATAAATCTCATACTTTGCTCATTGAACAAGGTTTACAAAAGGATAAGTTTGCAGCAATCGTGAGGGAATCTGATGTTATGCTGAA GGAAGGATATGAGAACTTTTTTGATAAGCTAAATGAACATAATATTCCTGTATTCATATTTTCTGCTGGGATTGGAGACGTTCTGGAGGAAGTCATCCATCAAGCTGGTGTTTACCATTCTAATGTCAAAGTAGTTTCTAACTTCATGGATTTCGATGAGAAC GGTGTATTAAAAGGATTCAAAGGAGAATTGATTCATGTTTACAACAAACATGATGGTGCCTTGAAGAATACAGAGTACTTCAAACAGTTAAAGGACAATAGCAACATCATATTGCTGGGGGATTCCCAAGGAGACTTGAGTATGGCTGACGGAGTAGCAAATGTTGAACACATTCTTAAGATTGGCTATCTAAATGATAAA GTTGATGAACTTCTGGAAAAATACATGGACTCTTATGATATTGTTTTGGTGAAAGATGAATCATTGGATGTGGCCAACTCCATCCTACAGAAAATTCTGTAA